GTAACTCCGACAGATCCCGTCCACGGAGGGAAATTTGTGGATACGTTTCGCTATTTCCACCCAACTCGAACAAACGCCTTCACGTGCTGGTCCACACTCACTGGAGCGCGGCAGACAAACTATGGCACCCGCATTGATTATATATTCGCTGATTGCCAGCTCGCCAAGGAGCAGTTTGCGACGGCGGACATCATGCCAGAGGTGGAGGGGTCAGACCACTGCCCTGTGTGGGGGCAACTGAGCTGCCCTCTCTTGCCCAACTCTAAGCCTCCTCCCCTTTGTACTCGCTACCTGCCAGAGTTTGCTGGCAAGCAGCAGAAACTCTCACGCTTCCTTGTTAAGGTTGATCCAAAGTCAGCTCAGTCTGAGCAGAGGGATGTTTTACCTGGATctcaggaggagggagaaaagatggagaattTAAACCCACTGGGAGCTGGAAATGTCTCTGGTAAAAAGCGGGGATTAACATCAGATTCTGTTGTCCCAAGagggaaaaagacaaagacagtaAAGACTAATTCAAAGCCACAAGGCAGCCTCCTTTCCTTTTTCAAACCTAAACCCACAAATGTTGTTCCCCCTGCTGAAGCCCCTTTGAGACAGTGTGAAACACCTCTCAGCCTGGATAACACCTCAACACAAACCTCACAAAAAGAGTCCACAACGAGAGAAAATGTTTCCTCAGTCACAGGCAGAGTTCCTGAAGATACAGATACGGTGAATAATCATTCCCCACAGACATGCACCAGCAGCACCGCAGAGAAATGTAACAAACAGGTGAAGACAAAACATTCAACCACACAACCCACTGTGGGACACTCGGGTGCCAACAAAGGAGCATCATCTGTGTTTTGGAAGTCAGTTCTTCACGGACCACCTCCACCGCCCTCCTGTAAGGTCCACGGGGAACCCTGTGTGCTGCGTACTGTAAAGAAGGAGGGGCCAAACATGGGTAAACAGTTCTTCGTGTGTGCACGTCCTCAGGGCCATGCCTCCAATCAGGAGGCTCGATGTAATTTCTTTGCGTGGGTTGACAAGGGAAAGTAACATATTTAACACAGATCATTTTTTCTGCCGTAGCAGTAAAACCTCTACCACAAATAATTACTGAAAGACTAACCCACAGATGTCTCGTCATTTCATAGCTTTTAATTTcttgacagtgtttttttctgagctaaataataaaagagaTTAGTTTTCTACTATTttgagtttgtatttatttattctcagAGCTGAAACTATTTAATTATCTCTGCCAAGTAGGTTATACATTTTCACCCGTGTTTGGTTTATATCTGAGCAAGATTATGAAAAAACTACTAAAACGCTTGGGCTTGAATGGAACCGATTGCATTTTGTTGCAGATAAAGGAGTGGATCCagggattcttttttttcactttctttaagatttACTTAAAGACGAAAACTCAAAAATCCAGGTAGTTTTAATCTCCATCTTGTTAAGATGACTGAGATACAATGAGATCAAAGCAAAGCTGACGGCTGTTTTGACGGcttgaacaaacacaaaaactcaCCAAATCAGGCCTGGTGAAAATTTAGGGATTCTGGAGTAATTGGAAATTATTAGtgatatatatttgtgttatttcgtgcatggctgggtgtttctttgctatattcatttataacttattcttccttctccatttaggagaaggctcctttgatgatgAGTCTTCCATctcatcaaaggagccttcttcatttaggagagctggattcAAAGATACACCCACAACGCTTGATCCAGTAGAACATAGTctaggtcctcagcatcagagatttccgactcagaatcaagaccaatAATTGAACGAACAGAGCAGTGAcgtgtttatccttcccgcgAAAACGCATGCAACACTGAGCCGTTTCGTCCGGTCCCTGTTcgaactcccccccccccccggccgcATCAGGTCCCAAGATCGCAAGTGCTCGGGCCCGCACAGTGCTGCTCGCAGCCCTAGTTTATAGTGAAGCTTCTCAATTGTGAAGGTTTCCAACCCTTGactgttttatattataaatttgCATGTCTTGGAGATAAGGATGTTGGTTATTGAAACAAGCGATTTGAGAATGTCATCTTGGGCCCTAAGAAATTGTAAGGGACATTTTACACTTTTTCCCGACTTTAAATGACACATGATACTAGACAAATCAGTTGAGTTTCAGATTAGTGATTCGAATGTGCAGCCCTACTTGTGCTCATTGCATGAAACTGCCCCACATCATATACTGTAGCTTCTGATTGTCCAAGATAATCTGCAGTGAGGATTGTGAAATTGTGCCCACTAGATGGAGATGATAGTGAGCTGATGACACAAAGCTGAAGCACAGACAAGTAACTTTCCAcagcatcacattttattgacaCAACCAGCTGCACAGCCACAGAATAACCACTGTGACGTAAGCCAGTTGGCGGAGTATTCTAATCTGGAGctagtttttatttctttgggtttatattacatttgaaagactGTTCGACTATCCCCCCCCTCACTAAAGTACTGGCAGTGTCCAGTTGCAGTATTTTATAAAGTAACAGAGCCCCACACGTGGCCTGACAAGTACGGAGGAAACAGGAGGGGCTTGGTTTCTGACATGGCAGGAAAGATCTTTTTTAACGCACGCAAATGACtacttccctccttccctcatcttTCTCAGTCCTTTCACGGTTGCAAAAAACCCAATGACTCTGTAAAAGACGTGTTTTGGACATGAATCAGCTAACAAGCGTTTAAAGTTAACCCTGCTACCTCTGTCAAGACTGAAGACATCCATCTTTCATCCATTAGAGCGGTGAGTACAAGAAGAATCCCTGTGGGGCAGCACTCTGCATCTGTATTTGTGCCACAATACAgttccacactcacacagtcttaaattattgttttaccTTTAATAAGGTACTATACACTCACAGCTCATTTCTTACACTTTAACTATGTGTTCTCATTTGCAGTATGTGCTGTTACTGGCATACTGGCAGAATGCATAGCACAGATGTGGGATTTTATAAATGACTCACTGAAATGGGATATCATCTTGGCTGAAATTTGCTGGCATACCGTTTggtataaatataaagtgtttgaTGCACGTGTTTCTCCGGATACAAAATGTCTCCTTATGAGCTGTACTGCCACACACGTGTGTTATGTTATACATAAGTTTGTTTAATTGTCCTAGACTTTCATTCAAATCCCTGAAGTAATTTGAGGGCAAATGCAGCAGCCAAATCTCTTTATTCAAATTCATCCCCATCTGGACAGACCTCAAATTGTGAGAGTTTTCTAGAAACCTTCCAAACAGCCTGTGGATGTGatcctttgttttccttttgttacaatgaataaataataaaccttttttaagACATGTAAAAAAGATCTGCCACCAGCGTGTACAGTCCATTATGTGAGATCGTAGAAACAGAGACACGTTTCCAGTAATCAattgtgtcagggtgagataaCGAAACATGTGGGTGTTTCTCTGGTGAGCAAGCAAAGCCCTTATCTAGTTACGTAGAACTTCATCAACCAACTGAAATGTCACTGAGAAGTGGATGACATTTGAGGTTTGACATCGAAGTCACAGACTGAGCATGTTTTTGTAGTATGCAGGAAGCATGATATGTGGCACAGCATGTCCTTATATGATGTTTAAATATTGAGATGTCTGCTGttataaacaatatttaaacacCCTACTGGACTACAAGGATCTTTTTCATGGGTCACATGTGTTGCATGACATGACCATTTCTACAGCTCAGCTTTGTTTTGGATCAAGCACATGATAACTTGTGAGCACGCACCATGTTTCCACTCCTGAGCACACTCACATGTTGGCAATCTTAAAAAAGCACTTATCTCCTAAGCTAATTACCATCACTGTGACTTCCAGCAGGATGCAAACTGTCAGTGAGTATCCGCCCATGGTGAGGCAAAAGCCCACCTTGGAGGAGACCCATTCTGGGCCTTCTTTCTACTCCCATAGTCTGCAGTGACATGGTAATCAGTCTCCAGCATGATAAGAGTCCATGTAAATTTGCAGAGTTCCTGGGTTTACCTGTAGCCTCGAACTGCAGACTGTCGGGAAACTAGAAGCAATTGATTCCCATTGTTTGGGCTCCGGTGTTGACACCTTCACAGTGCAGACACCTGGTGAGCGGCTCCCTACAGCGTCTTTGTCACTGAAACTACCTGTAACTGTAAAGGGTTAAGTTATGGGTGTTCCCATTTCCCTCTTACTCCCTCCCAGCCTCTaatccctctcactctctcccctcttcactACCAAGGAGCTTTGAAGAGACTCCCTAAGAGCTAAGCTGCACAAAACTGAGCCAAATTTACACCAGGAATTATTATTTCGATATCCAGAAAAAGGCAGCTGGGCTAAGGGTAAGTTAcgcagttttgtgtgtgtgtgtctttgggtTTCATATGTTGAGGAAGGAAAGGGAAGGGCTAACTGTCAATCGTAAGCTGGTCTTGCATCAGACAAGAAACCATGTGGCGTGCAGTGCTAGATAGTAAGGCTGCATTAATCTCCACTATGTTTCACTGAGCGTGTGTTGTTCATTGACAAGATTAGTCTAATGATTGTTTCAGAATAATAGGACATTTTAACTACAGTACATTGAGCACATTGGAAACTGCATCAGGGAAGGTTGTtggggtaaaacaaaaaaaaggctgtAGAAACTGATGGAAAACACAAGAGTACTTTTGGGGTTTTATTACTTCTTTGTTTCCACTTAGCTATACGCCGTGGCCAATGAATTGTCTAACGTGGAACAAGTTTTCAGTTAATTTGGTTTGTCAagtttctccagcttctccagctTCCCCACtccacatttaaaatgcataGCAGGCCCTGTTGTAAAACATCTGCCTCCTCCAATGTGAGCGAGTCTTTTTGCGAAACTTAAAGTGGAACACGTTGCTGACATTTAGTCCAAATTCTTTGTGGCTTGAGTGTGTTGGCCACGAGCCGTGGGAAAGTCATTGCGTTTGTAGCTGAAGAAAGTTAGTCCAACCAAACTTGACCTGAGGCCAGTATGCAGGCAAAGGACTACTCTGTATTTAGACTAAATAGCACCATTTACACAGGAGGCCTTTGTTTGACTCTGTGGGTCTCTGCTATCAAGCACAAAGTTGTAGGGATTGTTCAGCGACAAGCGtaggaaaaggggggaaattCCAGTTTTGTGTAAAACTCTTTAGGAATGTCACAACGACTGTGTCTTTAGGGGTCAGATGTGAAAATCCTGAGGACACTCAGAAGAAGGGAAGTATCTCATGACCCCTGTGGCAGGAGGGCAGACCTACGCTCATTCCCAGAGCACGTCCATGCCAGCTTTGTGTGGCCCACAGTAGATTAGAGCAACATAAGTCCTCTGACAACATTTGTTACTTTAAGCCCTTAATATCACACAAGCTTTAAACTGACACAGCTAACGTGTCAAATTTCCTCtcgaattttttttttgtaatccagaattttttttctcctcacatcTGAGTTAGGGAGGAGAACTCCAAATTGAACCCGTGGCAAAGGAGTTcgccagaagaagaagaaaacatcatAAATCCAAGATTCATGTTGTCTTTGGCAAGTGGGAGAAATTACAGTGGTGTGTCTCCAGACTTTATAGGCCTGCCATTTTGAAGCtccaaagcttttttttctgtttggctTTCCTCAAATAGGCTTTGTTTACCTTTAAGTGGCTGAGGAGTTTTAAATACCTTTGCCAGTCGCttaaataaatctatatttattGTGCCGGAGACCAGAGCCCGTCCTGAGTGAGTTCTTTAGTTGTTAAGATTTCAGaaaaggtttctttttttccccacaaataATGGAAAGTTTGTCAGATCTGTGCTTTCTAGGTGCGCAGTAGATTTCGATAAGCAACTATTAAGCAAATTCAAAAGTGgttgtctcttttcttccaGAAAATTTTAAAGCGAAATCTTGAGTCAAGCAAACGTGAATCTTTAAAGTCCCTCAAGCAACAACCTCAGtaacaaccaaaacaatggAGCTTCAGAAGATGAATGGACACAGCAAAGAAGAAGGGTAAGACTCCTAAACAAACCATATAGATCATATCACAGTTAATGTGTCGTgagataataatatatatatatatatattttcctgttgtataGGTTTGATGGGCTGGACGTCATGGCTGAACACGAGGAGTTCCTCCCACATAAGACTGGTGCTATGAAAGAAATGCGCTTTACAGATGTGAGTGATTTTTCTCAGTTTGTTGTATTGCTGTActatgtgtgtctttgtgtgtggctgtgtgtgtgtgtttgtgagcccAGCGGCTGTATGAAAACCAAATCTACCTTGTTTAAAAGGTAAACAGCCACTTATTGACCCAAACGCAAATATTCATGAAAGATGCAAATACTCATCACATGCACCAGCACCTAACGAGTCTCGTGCTTCCCAGCAGAAAACCGCCAGGAACCAGTCCACACATTAATGGCcgataatgtaaataaatggaTTGACATTGACTTTTGATTTAATATTGAGTTTAAAATGTTGATCACCTGAGCATACTGTGCATGTCGTATGTAGTACTCCTTAAATAATAACCACAACACATTCTTTCAAGCCTCAGAAGGTCTTGAAATAGCATAGAATGTTTGAAAATATCTCAAATGGAAGATTTTGGAAGAGCCAGTTAAAATAGGCCGATTGCAGATgctaaaaatgtaattatattctcgtctatataaacacagtacATGCGCTATGTTTAGGTTTGTCCGTGGAGAAAATACGCAGCCAACACGAGACAAAGCCCTTATATCGGAGTATTTCATGTTCAGTTATCTTGAGATTCCATGAAAAATATCTGACCCTTActaggttttgtttgtttatagcTCTTTGTGATCCGTGTTCTTTGACACATGGAACAAGCTGATTTAAAGGAGGGAGAATTGTGGTGGGGggtactggggggggggggtgtgaggtGTTAGTAAATGGTTTACGAGGCTCCCAGGTCAGTTAGAGGTAGAGGCACTCCTAACTTTGCAGAATTTTGCTTACGGCCACAGGGACTTCAGGACAAATCCCAGTGGGCTGGTGTACCGTcaaaaataaatccataaaGTTTTAACCAGCCATGTCTGTCTCTTTACTGGCCCTCCGTTGTGCTGAGTGCACGTTACGAGGCTGTGTTCACTGGCCAACTACCACAACTAAGTTACTTCACGTTAAGTTACTTAAAGTTAATCACGGTCACAACTCATGTCCCCGTCTATCAGAAGATGTTTCTTTGCTGTAATCCTTGTGCTGTTGTGGGATTTTGTTTCAGAATTTGATTTTCATCTTCTGTTGTCTTCTCGCTGCAGTTCGAGGGAAAGACTTCATTTGGCATGTCCGTCTTTAATCTCAGTAACGCCATAATGGGCAGTGGAATTCTGGGATTGGCTTTTGCAATGTCCAACACTGGAatcattctttttttgtgagtatgaagccaaacacacaaactataTGTCTGactgtttatgtatttgtctATCCATGTAGATGCATGCATTTGCCCACTGCATCCTTAAAATACTCTTGTCCAAAGAGGATATTGTAGTATACTATATTCAGCTTCTTCTTATGACTTATATTTAGTATTTGGGTTAAGCTAAATGTGCGCGCTCCTTGAGGTTGCAAGAATAAAGCATGGCTGTTAGATGAGTGTGTTCAACACAGTGAAGATGTGTGCAAGTCATTTTGCCCATGTCTTAATGGCTTCTGTATCCGTTTGATCCTTTATTTTAAGAATATTTCAAGACGTGATAATATTGCATTACATGTTTTGCATAGTTAATTATTTGTTGTgtatgttttaatcattttgctGTTACTGGTGTTTCACTTTGAGTTGGATATTTGATTTCAGGTTATAATTAGGATTAGGTCAAGGTTTGTGTTGTTGGATGCAGTCAGTGGAGGGTCCTTATAAGGCTAGAAGCAGGGCCACAGGGGTGTGTctgtcatctgtgtgtttgtgttaggaCAGGTATGTGTGGTGACAGGGGCCTGAGCTCTGTGCAggaatatgtttgtgtgtgcctgtgtggcCCGTGGGTGTAAATGTGCGCCTACAACTGCTACTGCGCAAAGCCTGATCTGTCACATTGTACATTAGAGCTCATGCACACGCAGCTTCTCTAAATCAGATTTGAGCTGTTAAATATAGACCTTAGTGAACAGATCCAAGGCACGCCTGCTTGGATCAGACCTGTGCTatgtggcgggggggggggggggggggggggggttggggagTCTCTTAAAGCCAAGCCAAACTCTCTTGTGAGGGTGGAAAAGAACAGCGACTAAAGATGATTCCCACT
The sequence above is drawn from the Hippoglossus hippoglossus isolate fHipHip1 chromosome 7, fHipHip1.pri, whole genome shotgun sequence genome and encodes:
- the apex2 gene encoding DNA-(apurinic or apyrimidinic site) lyase 2 — its product is MKIVTWNINGIRTFRGGIKQALDSLDADIICVQETKVTRDLLDERSAIVDGYNSYFSYSRGRSGYSGVATYCKDSATPIAAEEGLTGLLTSHEGAVGCYGDHAEFSTEELQLLDNEGRAIITQHRIMCQDKVQTVTVINVYCPRADPEKPERKLFKLQFYKLLQCRAEAVLKDGSHVIVLGDVNTSHRQIDHCDPCDIEDFGENPGRKWLNGFLHGGKQEEDRNEEELDEESEVTPTDPVHGGKFVDTFRYFHPTRTNAFTCWSTLTGARQTNYGTRIDYIFADCQLAKEQFATADIMPEVEGSDHCPVWGQLSCPLLPNSKPPPLCTRYLPEFAGKQQKLSRFLVKVDPKSAQSEQRDVLPGSQEEGEKMENLNPLGAGNVSGKKRGLTSDSVVPRGKKTKTVKTNSKPQGSLLSFFKPKPTNVVPPAEAPLRQCETPLSLDNTSTQTSQKESTTRENVSSVTGRVPEDTDTVNNHSPQTCTSSTAEKCNKQVKTKHSTTQPTVGHSGANKGASSVFWKSVLHGPPPPPSCKVHGEPCVLRTVKKEGPNMGKQFFVCARPQGHASNQEARCNFFAWVDKGK